Proteins from one Streptomyces sp. NBC_00289 genomic window:
- a CDS encoding DUF3662 domain-containing protein, with protein MSALSALEQALEQRWESLWARIFDKEPVELLDALRRECDSHAVVCSENLVVVPNAYDVELADSVHDELTRRDSRVGQALTDSLARHAEHHGYAWAGPLTVHITRSAHVPNGRYRVASSVMAHVSAEGFQQAAR; from the coding sequence ATGAGCGCACTGAGCGCGCTGGAACAGGCCCTGGAACAGCGGTGGGAGTCGCTGTGGGCGAGGATCTTCGACAAGGAACCCGTCGAACTCCTCGACGCCCTGCGACGCGAGTGCGACAGCCACGCCGTCGTGTGCAGCGAGAATCTGGTCGTGGTCCCCAACGCCTACGACGTCGAGCTCGCCGACTCCGTGCACGACGAACTCACGCGCCGCGACAGCAGGGTGGGCCAGGCCCTCACCGACAGCCTGGCCAGGCACGCCGAACACCACGGCTACGCGTGGGCCGGCCCGCTCACGGTGCACATCACCAGGTCCGCACACGTGCCCAACGGCCGCTACCGCGTGGCCAGCAGCGTGATGGCGCACGTCAGCGCCGAGGGGTTCCAGCAGGCGGCGCGGTAG
- a CDS encoding phospholipid carrier-dependent glycosyltransferase, which produces MMTREQQSVLDPAARDGAPPQRAAPGPRRRLAARWSVPVLVFLLLAQMAFAMVSTAVRQTPTIDEPVYVGTAADYLHEHEVRYNPEHPPLGKLVIAAGVALADPRVDPSFTGDQGALGRHLLYESGNDPWRLMLWARLPVIALTLLFGLVVFAFARDLAGPVGAVAALALYAFSPDLIAHGSLATLDVPAAGFLLTSVWLLWRARRRPRLYVPLAGAALGAALATKMSALPALPVLMALAVVSVWCSGRAGSRDRRGRLLRAAAGAGLVALAAVTVVWMTYLVVDPRLRWAPQQQVPTVHGLRGLLVDLMPFPEAYRDGMRIQFGLENYPWQGFLFGRLYTGSLWYYLPAALLVKTPLGLLALWTAGAVVVVALRRLRPAAPYLLVPSGVLLAAAMDGSRDFGTRYVVFLPMFLAVAAGCVVTVRRRWAPVVTGALALFVAVSSLLAYPYYLPYSNEAFGGPEQTHLRLHDSNVDWGQDLGRLADRLRERYPGERVWLVYKGSGVASSYGIEASDPREVPAADVRGLLVVSDSAVAKAQGRLKALIAGSRPVDEVGHSITIYRR; this is translated from the coding sequence ATGATGACGCGCGAACAGCAATCGGTCCTCGACCCCGCGGCGCGAGACGGTGCCCCGCCGCAGAGGGCTGCCCCCGGGCCGAGGCGTCGCCTCGCCGCGCGGTGGTCGGTGCCGGTGCTGGTGTTCCTGCTGCTCGCACAGATGGCCTTCGCGATGGTGAGCACGGCCGTACGGCAGACGCCGACCATCGACGAGCCCGTCTACGTGGGCACGGCCGCGGACTACCTGCACGAGCACGAGGTGCGGTACAACCCCGAACATCCGCCGCTGGGCAAACTGGTGATCGCCGCCGGGGTGGCCCTGGCCGATCCGCGCGTGGACCCGTCGTTCACCGGCGACCAGGGAGCACTGGGCCGGCATCTGCTGTACGAGTCGGGCAACGATCCGTGGCGGCTGATGCTGTGGGCCCGCCTGCCGGTGATCGCGCTGACGCTGCTGTTCGGTCTTGTCGTCTTCGCCTTCGCCCGTGATCTGGCCGGACCGGTCGGCGCGGTGGCCGCCCTCGCGCTGTACGCCTTCTCCCCCGACCTGATCGCCCACGGATCCCTCGCCACGCTCGACGTGCCGGCCGCCGGGTTCCTGCTGACGTCGGTGTGGCTGTTGTGGCGGGCGCGGCGACGGCCCCGACTGTACGTACCGCTCGCCGGAGCGGCCCTGGGGGCGGCGCTGGCCACGAAGATGAGCGCGCTGCCCGCGCTGCCGGTCCTGATGGCGCTGGCCGTGGTGTCCGTGTGGTGCTCGGGTCGCGCGGGTTCACGGGACCGGCGCGGACGGCTGCTGCGGGCGGCAGCGGGCGCGGGCCTGGTGGCGCTGGCCGCCGTCACCGTCGTATGGATGACGTATCTGGTGGTGGATCCGCGGCTGCGGTGGGCGCCGCAACAGCAGGTGCCCACGGTCCACGGGCTGCGCGGGCTGCTGGTGGACCTCATGCCGTTCCCCGAGGCGTACCGGGACGGGATGCGCATCCAGTTCGGACTGGAGAACTACCCGTGGCAGGGCTTCCTCTTCGGCCGGCTCTACACCGGGTCGCTGTGGTACTACCTGCCGGCGGCGCTGCTGGTGAAGACCCCCCTCGGTCTGCTCGCGCTGTGGACGGCCGGTGCCGTCGTCGTGGTGGCGCTGCGGCGGCTGCGGCCCGCGGCGCCGTATCTGCTGGTCCCGTCCGGTGTCCTGCTGGCCGCGGCCATGGACGGCTCACGCGACTTCGGCACCCGCTACGTCGTCTTCCTGCCGATGTTCCTCGCGGTGGCGGCGGGCTGCGTGGTGACGGTACGACGGCGGTGGGCGCCGGTCGTGACGGGGGCACTGGCCCTGTTCGTCGCGGTCAGCTCCCTACTGGCGTATCCCTACTATCTGCCGTACTCCAACGAGGCGTTCGGCGGCCCGGAGCAGACGCACCTGCGGTTGCACGACTCCAACGTCGACTGGGGCCAGGATCTGGGCCGGCTCGCCGACCGGCTGCGCGAGCGGTATCCGGGCGAACGGGTGTGGCTCGTGTACAAGGGCAGCGGTGTGGCGTCCTCCTACGGCATCGAGGCGTCCGATCCGCGCGAGGTGCCCGCCGCCGACGTGCGCGGACTGCTGGTCGTGTCCGACTCGGCGGTGGCCAAGGCGCAGGGGCGGCTGAAGGCGCTGATCGCCGGCAGCCGGCCGGTCGACGAGGTCGGTCACTCGATCACGATCTACCGCCGGTGA
- a CDS encoding peptidoglycan-binding protein, with the protein MPTRPDREQPQDGPVLEPIHVLRPRRTDALAELFREFEQDGLAAYESVQLDRPSPGAEDATQELPPVTAELRYRGQAGRTAGRVRGRRRTVAVTVVAAAALIGFGCALLLPGRDDASAARSPAATASAEPTPTTPAGSAAADPDGAGTLREGDSGPEVTDLQERLLRIPDVYPNGPTGGSYDTVLTEAVARFQLWYGIRGDEDGVYGDDTRLALESRTAQGNTAQGNTAQGNTAQGNAAQGNG; encoded by the coding sequence GCCCGCGCCGCACCGACGCCCTCGCGGAGCTGTTCCGGGAGTTCGAGCAGGACGGCCTCGCCGCCTACGAGTCGGTGCAGCTGGACCGGCCGTCGCCGGGGGCGGAGGACGCCACCCAGGAACTGCCGCCGGTCACCGCCGAGCTCCGGTACCGCGGGCAGGCGGGCCGCACCGCCGGCCGGGTCCGTGGACGGCGTCGCACCGTCGCCGTGACCGTGGTGGCCGCGGCGGCCCTGATCGGCTTCGGCTGCGCGCTCCTGCTGCCCGGCCGCGACGACGCCTCCGCCGCACGGTCTCCGGCGGCGACCGCCTCCGCGGAACCCACCCCGACCACCCCGGCCGGCTCGGCCGCGGCCGACCCCGACGGGGCCGGCACCCTCCGGGAAGGGGACAGCGGTCCCGAGGTGACCGACCTCCAGGAACGTCTGCTGCGCATCCCCGACGTCTACCCGAACGGCCCCACCGGCGGCAGTTACGACACCGTCCTGACCGAGGCGGTGGCCCGGTTCCAGCTCTGGTACGGCATCCGGGGCGACGAGGACGGCGTGTACGGCGACGACACCCGGCTCGCGCTGGAATCCCGCACGGCACAGGGCAACACGGCACAGGGCAACACGGCACAGGGCAACACGGCACAGGGCAACGCGGCACAGGGCAACGGCTGA
- a CDS encoding MurR/RpiR family transcriptional regulator — MPSSQQARAQASSITSGKTAPEAEAAPASQLRTLFDRPRLSPGQRRIAQYLIEHITEAAFLSITDLAERVGVSQPSVTRFAAAVGFSGYPALREKLQSIALGTLAGGPGATEENGSNELQAAVDAEMENLENLRRDFANPDQVIDIGRRLSLSTPLTVLGLRISVSLAEYFAYAARRIHPDVRLVTRGGSVAYDALLQSREAGGTWVLAFSMPRHAQETLTALRVARGAGLRVVLITDLALGAVADEADVVFATGTGSRLVFDSYAAPGVMAAALLQAMTDADPERTQARLEDYEQISEQHQFFLRD, encoded by the coding sequence GTGCCATCGTCGCAACAGGCACGCGCACAGGCATCATCGATCACCTCGGGAAAGACCGCCCCTGAGGCGGAGGCCGCCCCTGCCTCCCAGCTCAGGACGCTCTTCGACAGGCCGCGGCTGTCCCCGGGCCAGCGCCGCATCGCGCAGTACCTGATCGAGCACATCACCGAAGCGGCGTTCCTGTCGATCACCGATCTCGCGGAGCGGGTCGGCGTGAGCCAGCCCTCGGTGACCCGGTTCGCCGCGGCCGTCGGCTTCAGCGGTTACCCCGCGCTGCGGGAGAAGCTCCAGTCCATCGCGCTCGGCACCCTCGCGGGCGGCCCCGGAGCGACGGAAGAGAACGGGAGCAACGAGCTCCAGGCGGCGGTGGACGCCGAGATGGAGAACCTGGAGAACCTCCGGCGGGACTTCGCCAATCCCGACCAGGTGATCGACATCGGCCGCCGGCTGTCCCTGTCGACCCCGCTGACCGTCCTCGGGCTGCGCATCTCCGTCTCCCTCGCCGAGTACTTCGCCTACGCGGCCCGCCGTATCCACCCGGACGTACGGCTGGTGACCCGGGGCGGCAGTGTCGCCTACGACGCGCTGCTCCAGTCGCGTGAGGCCGGCGGCACCTGGGTGCTGGCGTTCTCCATGCCCCGGCACGCGCAGGAGACCCTCACCGCGCTGCGCGTCGCGCGCGGCGCCGGGCTGCGCGTCGTCCTGATCACCGACCTCGCGCTGGGTGCGGTCGCCGACGAGGCCGACGTCGTCTTCGCCACCGGCACCGGCTCCCGGCTGGTCTTCGACTCCTATGCCGCGCCCGGAGTCATGGCAGCCGCGCTGCTCCAGGCCATGACCGACGCCGACCCGGAGCGGACCCAGGCGCGGCTCGAGGACTACGAGCAGATCTCCGAGCAGCACCAGTTCTTCCTGCGCGACTGA
- a CDS encoding BadF/BadG/BcrA/BcrD ATPase family protein — protein sequence MQDPSPSCPLVVGIDVGGTKTHLRAFAGDDVVADHVRTSSGWRPHDPVAAAAWLAALAADALPTGARPAAVAVGGHACETPRQCSGIRSALRPHFDAPALVVGDAELLVPAAGLDKGVGLVAGTGSVAVGRLADGNPVQVGGWGAVLGDEGGSAGLVREAARAVWAAHDRGADPDPLAEGLLAAFHVSEVPALGAALEGATDISAEWGRHAPAVFAAAEAGSALARTVIAEAGRALSALVERLAARGVAVDDVVVAGSTVLAQPALYDAFVSSLAEAVPGARPRPLRVAPVEGAAALARSLL from the coding sequence GTGCAGGACCCTTCCCCCTCGTGCCCTCTTGTGGTGGGCATCGACGTGGGCGGCACCAAGACACATCTGCGCGCCTTCGCGGGCGACGACGTCGTCGCCGACCACGTCCGCACGAGCAGCGGCTGGCGGCCGCACGACCCCGTGGCCGCCGCGGCCTGGCTGGCCGCCCTGGCCGCCGACGCCCTGCCGACGGGCGCCCGCCCCGCGGCCGTGGCCGTGGGCGGACACGCCTGCGAGACCCCTCGCCAGTGCTCCGGCATCCGCTCCGCGCTCCGACCGCACTTCGACGCGCCCGCGCTGGTCGTGGGCGACGCCGAACTGCTCGTCCCCGCCGCGGGACTGGACAAGGGAGTCGGCCTGGTGGCCGGCACCGGCTCGGTGGCGGTCGGCCGGCTCGCGGACGGCAACCCCGTCCAGGTCGGCGGCTGGGGCGCGGTCCTCGGCGACGAAGGCGGCTCGGCCGGTCTCGTCCGCGAGGCCGCCCGCGCCGTGTGGGCGGCCCACGACCGCGGAGCGGACCCCGACCCACTCGCCGAAGGGCTCCTCGCCGCGTTCCACGTCAGCGAGGTTCCGGCGCTCGGCGCGGCGCTGGAGGGCGCCACCGACATCTCGGCGGAGTGGGGCCGGCACGCGCCGGCCGTGTTCGCGGCAGCCGAGGCAGGCTCGGCGCTCGCCCGCACGGTGATCGCCGAGGCCGGCCGCGCCCTGTCCGCGCTCGTCGAACGGCTCGCCGCACGCGGCGTGGCGGTGGACGACGTGGTGGTCGCGGGCAGCACCGTCCTCGCCCAGCCCGCGCTCTACGACGCCTTCGTGTCCTCGCTCGCCGAAGCGGTGCCCGGCGCCCGACCGAGACCGTTGCGCGTAGCACCGGTCGAGGGCGCGGCGGCACTGGCCCGGTCGCTCCTGTGA
- a CDS encoding antibiotic biosynthesis monooxygenase codes for MSTTQLRRGEPVTTVLTWRVRPGREQEFEEWTHGITRCVRRFPGSEGVSWLRPEDGHRFHAVLRFSDPHRLTAWLESPERADWHARIEGIATEIGSERQSTTGMETWFGLPGTTVQAPPRWKMVLTTFLAAYPFTLLIQWQLTPRTAAWPLLLRAAVFPVLLLPTLTYLVMPRLSRLLRLWLYRPPNH; via the coding sequence ATGAGTACCACTCAGTTGCGGCGGGGCGAGCCCGTCACCACGGTGCTGACCTGGCGGGTGCGCCCCGGCCGGGAGCAGGAGTTCGAGGAGTGGACGCACGGGATCACCCGCTGCGTCAGACGGTTCCCCGGCAGTGAGGGCGTCTCCTGGCTGCGCCCCGAGGACGGCCACCGCTTCCACGCGGTGCTGCGCTTCTCCGATCCGCACCGCCTCACCGCCTGGCTGGAGTCGCCGGAGCGGGCCGACTGGCACGCACGGATCGAGGGCATCGCCACCGAGATCGGCAGTGAGCGGCAGTCGACGACCGGAATGGAGACCTGGTTCGGTCTGCCTGGCACCACCGTGCAGGCGCCGCCCCGCTGGAAGATGGTGCTGACCACCTTCCTCGCGGCCTACCCCTTCACCCTGCTCATCCAGTGGCAGCTCACGCCCCGCACCGCCGCCTGGCCCCTGCTCCTGCGCGCCGCGGTGTTCCCGGTGCTGCTGCTGCCGACCCTGACCTACCTGGTCATGCCGCGGCTCAGCCGTCTGCTCCGGCTGTGGCTGTACCGGCCACCGAACCACTGA
- a CDS encoding SpoIIE family protein phosphatase, with the protein MDRLRELVATSAVLERAKGVVMALTGCAPDAAGEELLRRARAANRTLLEECWITLGGLIPPLRRPGKEPRPVAASDAVPSDPSPHGDTADAETADGETADGETADADQATGSAALGGLGRALVHVGTPQELAVCLLEHLAPETGADAVMIYSRLPVGGLALIGHAGIDETLAEQWQRVPPLSGIPALDALRTGEPCWLEDIDADRRQYLLIGDPPDRWLSRAWLPVLTGDAADVCIGVMRGRGGSFGPHARQLLRGVTRLCAGRLRALTARQDQAEDDTAGAVQTVFDSLPSAAMLLTPLRSPTGDIEDYRIDAATTEAVDVVGRTGRELVGRRILECFPSMAGEALWQGSLHTLATGEPYEGEPFASQEVVAGTAQLLTYSVRVARLADGLVITWIRHDSSDRQEQRLADVQRLGNLGWANWNLLSEEVSWSSQVFTILARSPESGPVALADLPRLAVAEDMPALSRAVGELMLRGRPFDVPFRVAASGGIRHLRVVAESVTDVHGTPAEVHGFVQDLTAQRSAELALRRSEQAILTQHGVLTAERSMAARLQHALLPLPTRPVLVAGLRVEVAYLPAQSGLHVGGDWFSVMELPDGDALFVVGDVAGHGIGAVATMAQLRFTAKGMVITGSSLTGALHRLNALLLHSRDSYGTATMVLARYDAAERRLIWAQAGHPPPLLLRGGKVIYLDRPRGMLLGANTSPVYEEAECHLEPGDRLIMYTDGLVERPLEGIDRGLDRFAEAAMTLHTDSPGSLDPLLSAVLEGERRDDVCVVDIRVPVNPE; encoded by the coding sequence ATGGACCGACTACGGGAACTGGTGGCGACCTCGGCCGTCCTGGAGCGGGCCAAGGGCGTGGTGATGGCGCTGACCGGGTGTGCCCCGGACGCGGCCGGCGAGGAACTGCTGCGACGCGCCAGGGCCGCGAACCGCACGCTGCTGGAGGAGTGCTGGATCACGCTCGGCGGCCTGATCCCCCCGCTGCGCAGACCGGGCAAGGAGCCGCGGCCCGTCGCCGCCTCGGACGCCGTCCCGTCCGACCCCTCGCCGCACGGCGACACGGCCGACGCGGAGACGGCCGACGGGGAGACGGCCGACGGGGAGACGGCCGACGCGGACCAGGCCACCGGCTCCGCCGCGCTCGGCGGGCTCGGCAGGGCGCTGGTCCACGTCGGCACACCGCAGGAGCTCGCCGTGTGCCTGCTGGAGCATCTCGCGCCCGAGACGGGGGCGGACGCGGTCATGATCTACTCACGGCTGCCGGTCGGAGGACTGGCGCTGATCGGTCACGCCGGCATCGACGAGACACTGGCCGAGCAGTGGCAACGGGTGCCGCCGCTGAGCGGAATCCCCGCACTCGACGCGCTGCGTACGGGCGAGCCGTGCTGGCTGGAGGACATCGACGCGGACCGGAGACAGTACCTGCTCATCGGGGATCCACCCGACCGCTGGCTGTCCCGGGCCTGGCTGCCCGTACTCACGGGCGACGCGGCCGACGTCTGCATCGGCGTCATGCGCGGTCGCGGCGGGTCGTTCGGGCCGCACGCCCGGCAACTCCTGCGGGGCGTCACCCGGCTGTGCGCAGGCCGGCTGCGCGCGCTCACCGCCCGCCAGGACCAGGCCGAGGACGACACCGCCGGTGCCGTCCAGACCGTGTTCGACTCGCTGCCGAGCGCGGCGATGCTCCTCACCCCGCTGCGCTCCCCCACGGGAGACATCGAGGACTACCGTATCGACGCGGCGACCACGGAGGCGGTCGACGTCGTCGGCCGTACCGGGCGGGAGCTGGTCGGGCGGCGGATCCTGGAGTGCTTCCCCAGCATGGCGGGCGAGGCCCTGTGGCAGGGCAGCCTGCACACGCTGGCCACCGGGGAACCGTACGAGGGCGAGCCGTTCGCCTCCCAGGAAGTGGTGGCCGGGACCGCGCAACTGCTCACCTACTCGGTGCGGGTGGCCCGGCTGGCCGACGGCCTGGTGATCACCTGGATCCGGCACGACTCCTCGGACCGGCAGGAGCAGCGGCTGGCCGACGTGCAGCGGCTGGGCAACCTCGGCTGGGCGAACTGGAATCTCCTCAGCGAGGAGGTCAGCTGGTCGTCCCAGGTCTTCACCATCCTCGCCCGTTCCCCGGAGAGCGGACCGGTCGCCCTCGCCGACCTGCCCCGTCTCGCCGTGGCGGAGGACATGCCCGCGCTGTCCCGGGCGGTAGGGGAACTCATGCTCCGGGGGCGGCCGTTCGACGTGCCGTTCCGGGTCGCGGCGAGCGGCGGCATACGGCATCTGCGGGTGGTCGCCGAGTCGGTCACGGACGTCCACGGCACACCGGCCGAGGTGCACGGCTTCGTGCAGGACCTCACCGCGCAGCGCAGCGCCGAACTCGCCCTGCGCAGGAGCGAGCAGGCGATTCTCACCCAGCACGGTGTGCTGACCGCCGAGCGGAGCATGGCCGCCCGGCTGCAGCACGCGCTGCTTCCGCTGCCGACCCGGCCCGTGCTCGTGGCCGGGCTGCGCGTCGAGGTCGCCTATCTGCCCGCCCAGTCGGGGCTGCATGTCGGCGGCGACTGGTTCAGCGTCATGGAACTCCCCGACGGGGACGCCCTGTTCGTCGTCGGTGACGTCGCCGGTCACGGCATCGGCGCCGTCGCCACGATGGCCCAGCTCCGCTTCACCGCCAAGGGCATGGTCATCACGGGCTCGTCGCTGACCGGCGCCCTGCACCGGCTCAACGCACTGCTGCTGCACTCCCGTGACTCCTACGGCACCGCGACCATGGTCCTGGCCCGCTACGACGCCGCGGAGCGCCGGCTGATCTGGGCACAGGCGGGCCATCCGCCGCCACTGCTGCTGCGGGGCGGGAAGGTGATCTATCTCGACCGCCCGCGCGGGATGCTCCTCGGGGCGAACACCTCACCGGTCTACGAGGAGGCGGAGTGCCACCTCGAGCCGGGAGACCGGTTGATCATGTACACGGACGGGCTGGTCGAGCGCCCCCTGGAGGGCATCGACCGAGGCCTGGATCGCTTCGCCGAGGCCGCCATGACCCTCCACACGGACTCGCCGGGCTCCCTGGACCCCCTGCTCTCCGCGGTCCTGGAGGGCGAGCGGCGCGACGACGTCTGTGTCGTCGACATCCGGGTGCCCGTCAACCCCGAGTGA
- a CDS encoding phosphatase PAP2 family protein, with translation MPSPAGHHSPASVRERAVDRRGFLKTSLAASAGVLAAPTFVTWLAAADAKAATGLAAFVDDYKSNVLANLTPETNAVVRALGGMAQVWRTGDAWNTGTPLRPDVLRANMRYCARITSARTDAQAKEAFVYDRQHQSYAMIAGLGPLADLYRSGAKAVTSITTAPEGTPATTISDAVPADAPAGSALGAGSYDSELGQVARLVDTVRGPYASGNPGKYAFQYPRPWRMNEDSEVVDTGKTDALGYPVYDSRVVVAPQLLRQRSTAPVDDGGFPSGHTNAFHLASLAYAYAVPERFQELVTRALELSHTRIMAGMHSTVDVLGGRIMATALAAATLADPANAALKAAARAQALAYFQQRTGTTADTLYAYAHAAGAGADPYADRAANARAVRPRLTYVLTRHGRSEPLTVPKGAEVLLETRLPYLDAAQRREVLRTTALPSGYVLLDGFEQWGRLNLFAAADGYGAFDSGVTVTLDAAAGGFGAADSWRNDIDGDGGLTKRGTGTLTLTGHNRYTGGTVLAEGVLVAGSAHALGHGDVRVTGGTLRLDGPVQVHGTYTQQSAGLELTLRSGHEPALEVTRRAVLGQGSVLSLRLDADRPPAAGHTVRVVGALVLRGQFDRVELNSDRLRAVPVYTAEGLSVRLLKR, from the coding sequence ATGCCGTCACCAGCCGGGCACCACTCCCCCGCGTCAGTCCGTGAACGCGCCGTCGACAGAAGGGGGTTCCTCAAGACGTCCCTGGCCGCCTCGGCCGGTGTGCTGGCCGCGCCCACCTTCGTGACATGGCTGGCCGCCGCGGACGCGAAGGCCGCCACCGGCCTCGCCGCGTTCGTCGACGACTACAAGTCCAACGTCCTGGCGAACCTGACGCCCGAGACCAACGCCGTGGTCCGCGCCCTCGGCGGCATGGCCCAGGTGTGGCGGACCGGCGACGCCTGGAACACCGGTACGCCCCTGCGCCCCGACGTGCTGCGCGCCAACATGCGCTACTGCGCCCGCATCACGTCCGCGCGGACGGACGCGCAGGCCAAGGAGGCGTTCGTCTACGACCGCCAGCACCAGAGCTACGCGATGATCGCCGGCCTGGGCCCGCTGGCCGACCTGTACCGGTCGGGTGCCAAGGCGGTCACGTCGATCACCACCGCGCCCGAGGGGACCCCGGCCACCACGATCAGCGACGCCGTCCCGGCCGACGCGCCCGCCGGCTCCGCACTCGGCGCGGGCTCCTACGACTCGGAGCTCGGCCAGGTCGCCAGGCTGGTCGACACCGTGCGCGGCCCGTACGCCTCAGGCAATCCCGGCAAGTACGCCTTCCAGTACCCGCGCCCGTGGCGGATGAACGAGGACAGCGAGGTCGTCGACACCGGGAAGACCGACGCGCTCGGCTACCCGGTGTACGACTCGCGGGTGGTCGTCGCGCCTCAGCTGCTGCGCCAGCGCAGCACGGCGCCGGTGGACGACGGAGGCTTCCCCAGCGGTCACACGAACGCCTTCCATCTCGCGTCCCTGGCCTACGCGTACGCGGTGCCCGAGCGCTTCCAGGAACTGGTGACGCGTGCCCTCGAGCTGAGCCACACCCGGATCATGGCCGGCATGCACTCCACGGTCGACGTCCTCGGAGGACGGATCATGGCCACCGCACTGGCCGCCGCCACCCTGGCCGACCCCGCGAACGCCGCCCTCAAGGCCGCCGCGCGCGCCCAGGCCCTCGCCTACTTCCAGCAGCGGACCGGCACGACGGCCGACACGCTGTACGCCTACGCCCACGCGGCCGGCGCCGGCGCCGACCCGTACGCCGACCGTGCGGCCAACGCCCGTGCGGTGCGGCCCCGGCTGACGTACGTGCTGACCCGGCACGGCCGCAGCGAGCCCCTGACCGTGCCGAAGGGCGCGGAGGTGTTGCTGGAGACGCGGCTGCCGTACCTGGACGCGGCGCAGCGGCGCGAGGTACTGCGGACGACGGCGCTGCCCTCCGGATACGTCCTGCTGGACGGCTTCGAGCAGTGGGGACGGCTGAACCTGTTCGCCGCGGCGGACGGGTACGGCGCCTTCGACTCCGGAGTGACGGTCACCCTCGACGCGGCGGCCGGCGGCTTCGGTGCCGCCGACAGCTGGCGCAACGACATCGACGGCGACGGCGGCCTGACCAAGCGAGGCACCGGCACCCTGACCCTCACCGGCCACAACCGGTACACGGGCGGCACCGTGCTGGCGGAGGGCGTGCTCGTCGCCGGTTCGGCCCACGCCCTGGGGCACGGCGACGTGCGGGTGACGGGCGGCACACTGCGGCTGGACGGGCCGGTCCAGGTGCACGGTACGTACACCCAGCAGTCCGCCGGTCTGGAGCTGACGCTGCGTTCGGGCCACGAGCCGGCGCTCGAGGTCACGCGGCGGGCGGTCCTCGGGCAGGGCAGTGTGCTGTCGCTGCGGCTGGACGCCGACAGGCCCCCGGCGGCGGGCCACACGGTACGCGTGGTGGGCGCGCTGGTGCTGCGCGGCCAGTTCGACCGCGTCGAGCTGAACTCCGACCGGCTGCGGGCCGTACCCGTCTATACGGCGGAAGGTCTGTCGGTACGACTCCTGAAGCGGTGA